The Vicia villosa cultivar HV-30 ecotype Madison, WI linkage group LG1, Vvil1.0, whole genome shotgun sequence genome includes a region encoding these proteins:
- the LOC131662478 gene encoding uncharacterized protein LOC131662478, whose translation MDPIKYLFEKSALTGRVARWQMLLSEYDIQYRAQKAIKGSILADHLASQPIDDDQSLQDDFPDEEIMYLKSKDYEEPLHEEGPDPESRWGLIFDGAVNAYGRGIGAIIVMPQGSHVKGEWETRHPGLIPYRDYARRLLTFFNKVEFHHIPRKENQMADALATLASIYQVKFPNEVPKITIMRLDRPAHVFAAEVVTDDKPWFYDIKIFLQKQ comes from the exons ATGGATCCAATAAAATACTTGTTTGAAAAGTCGGCGTTGACTGGAAGAGTTGCCCGCTGGCAAATGTTATTATCAGAGTACGACATCCAATATCGTGCCCAAAAAGCCATTAAAGGAAGTATTTTAGCCGACCATTTGGCCTCCCAACCTATTGATGATGATCAATCTTTACAAGACGATTTCCCAGATGAAGAAATCATGTATTTGAAATCAAAAGATTATGAGGAACCTTTACATGAAGAAGGACCTGATCCTGAATCCCGATGGGGTTTAATATTTGATGGAGCTGTTAATGCTTATGgtagaggaattggggcaatcattgtcaTGCCACAAGGTTCTCAT gtcaaaggagaatgggaaacccgtcatcctggtttaattccttatagAGATTATGCCCGAAGACTGCTAaccttcttcaacaaagttgaattccatcaCATACCTCGTAAGGAAAATCAAATGGCAGATGCATTGGCTACCTTAGCTTCCATATATCAAGTGAAGTTTCCAAATGAAGTTCCTAAAATTACaatcatgcgcctggataggcctgcTCATGTATTCGCTGCTGAAGTTGTCACGGATGACAAGCCGTGGTTTTATGACATCAAAATCTTCTTACAAAAACAATAG